The genome window AATTGTCTCGTGCGTTGGGGTCGGCACCGCTACACAGAAGCAGACTCACAACCTCCGCGTGTCCGAACGAACAGGCGTTGTGAAGCGGGATGAGTCCGCCATCATCACGCGAGTGAACGTTTGCTCCGGTCTGCAGGAGATGTTCCACCACGTCCTTCCTTCCAAAGCCTGACAAACGTCACATATGAAAATCCGGTTCAAAATTTAAAAAAGGATTATTTACATCTCATAAAAGATTGACATGACGTCATACATGATCAACACTAAACAAACCCAATGGGCCAATGTTTGCTAGATTTTTACAAGACGATAATTTATGTTTCCAGACCGCCAAATGGGATTTtattttgatgatgtttttcTAGTCATAACTCACTAGGTACTTACAACTGTCCTGTGGTGCGGCACAAACACATTGAAAGTACAAATAATGTGTCGAGGTGCGTTAATCGCATGAGGTCACGCTTAATTTGCTTACGAATGctaaaaaaatgtcttgctATTTTGTGGAGTCAAACTACATTTAAACCGTGTTTCTATTCACATTAATGTCAGTAGTTCATAATTCATGACatcacaacaaaacaattatgaGACAATTATGTAGTACGCATGTCATAAAGATCTCACAACCATCTCTGACTCATGGATTTCTTCACAAACACTTTAATTTAACCATGGATTTAGTTTGAAGGCAATCGCACATACAATTTCCAACAGATATCAGcgaatatttatattgttattgtttataCATGAATAATTCTTTACCATATTACATAAGGTAGTATACCTGAGTATTTTCTATAGGTAGTATGTATGCTACAGCAAATCCTTTCATTGTTAATGTTTACAACAATACACTgttgtatatatacagtaaatctaTAAAGTGTAGTTAAATTGACGGTTGTGTGCTTGTAGTAAATACTGCTATAGtattgtaaaaacaatacagtattATACTACAGTACTAaacatattatataaaagtattttcatgtgttttttctctctacAAAAACAACGCaattcaacataaacaaataataaaaacatgtttattacaCTCTTTTCATATATTCTTAATTCTTAACCATTTTACACCTAAACCCAAAATATGTGATAAATTTAACGGACTGTTGTATTTAAAAGGCACAACTATGCAAAATGTAAAGCCACTTTAAAGTGATGTCGAAATATACCGGTATCGTCAATAACCGTGAAATTGAAAACCCACCATTATCGAAATCGTGTTAATTCGACACATATCGTAATATCGTAAACTATTCAGCGGCAATTCAATATTTCGCCACAACGTTTACAAACTTTCTCTCcgcacttttatttaaagtgtgattaattgaccaaataacagacaaaacgcaaaataaaaaaatcagtttccCTTTATTTCGTTCATAAACATTTGGATAAATATCGAGATAATATCGCAACCGTGAAATTGTTGAAGCGCATACATCGTGTAGCGAAATTGAGATATCGCGACAGCCCTGTATCTGACACgaatataaaacacacataccTGCTGCGAAATGGAGCGGTGTTGATTTTCGGCCGGCCATGTCTTTTGCGTTCACATTCACCGAGTCCACCAACCGCTTCACCCGCGACACGTCTCCGTTCCGACAGGCCTCGAAAAGCTCTCTGAACGCCCCGCCGGCTCCGCACACTCCCTCCCCGGGACTGGTGGCCCCCGAGCCGGGACTCTGGCTGCCCGCGGTCGCGCAGGAGCTAATGCTGCTGCAGCTGGAGCTGCCGAGCGCTCCGTCGGTCGCTGATGGGGAGGGCCGTTCCGAGGAAGAGGCGGAGGCCGCTGCGGTCTCCGTCGTCGTAGCTCCGCCGCATTCCGCTGCGGCGGTCGCGGATGGACTCAGTAAAATCGGCGAATCGGGAATTATCGCGGAGGGTGATTCGGGAGTTGGTGAAGCGATCGCGGCGTTGCGCGGAGACGGCTGCAGGGTGCTTTGTTGATGCTGAGAGGATCGACGGGACACCGCCATTTTCCCCCCGATGCTCCGTCTGTCTGTCAACAATAACAGCTGGAGCTGCTGCACTTCCGCTTAGGGCGAGGAGACTTCCGGTCTGAGACAGTGCAAGAAAATTCGTCCatttattattgaaaaatatgtttgttgtaCTGTTTTACTACTATATATAAAATTCCGTAAtagtttataatgtttatgtttgattaTCTTGTATTTTGGTCTACGTTGCAAATGGtatttttttctggcaaaaataatgttattacGAACACTTTGTACTTTATATCTCAATTAAATAGCCTTTGCATCATTTtactatgaaaataaatgaaagaatagCACCTGGACCTACAAGAGAGATGTTCAGATCTCTACTTGTGCATGATTTACGCTAATGCTAATTTACCTGTTGCTATGGCGACAACAACAAAATCCTCATCTTGCTCCGCAGGACCCAAGGGTGTTGTGTACGGGTTGACCGAAATTACAGTATTTAACAAcacttattttgtttaaaaccaaCTTACCTTGCGCTTACGTGGTTGGTAAAGTCTCAAAACTTTTagtatttcagtgttttaatatgtaGCTGGTGAGATGCCTATTTCATCCGGAGCTAAAGTGAAGGATGGAAAAGATTCCTATCTGAAGAGGTAACTCCATAAAAACACTCTTTACAGCACATCTatgtgaaaacataacattttatgtaACCTTTAACATTGCATAATTTAACACTGTTATTTAACTTTTAGGTTTGATACTGTGGATGTTTAATACTTTAGTTTAACCTTAAACTGAAGAGCACTTTAGCACAGAGTTCATGCCCTAATGCTATAGGCTACATTATATTTAGGATTAAATGTCAGATTAGTTAATGTTAAATCATTCATATTATATTGTTAACCAGTGTTAACCTATGGTACTGTGAAAAACATATTGgtcggtttcacagacaaggcatAAGAATAGTCCCAGACTGAAATGAAACTTTGAGctgtttaaactaaaaataacttGCCCAAACATATCTTCAAATATGAAATTGCCATTGTTTTAACTCTAGATGCAcaccagaaatgtttttatctaaggcattttattaaaagcgacttaaatatccttATTTAACTAAGACATAGTCCTGGATTAGGCTAGTCTTGTCTGTGAAAAAGGGCCTATAAGTAAAATGtatactatttatatatttttcatgattttttgaAGATATGTTTGGGCaagttatttttagttaaaacaGCTCAAAGTTTCATTTCAGTCTGGGACTATTCTTatgccttgtctgtgaaaccgagCAATATGTTTTTCACAGTACCATAGGTTAACACTGGttaacaatataatattaaatatacattatatttgtattaaacatacattatatttgtatgtgtgttaaaTGATGTAATTGAAGTGCTCACTTGCAGGTATTACAGAAGCCTTCCTGAGGAGAAAAGAAAGATGATTGAAAAATCTTTGACGGtaacataaattaaagtaatagttcatccaaaatgtaatcatttattcacactcatgttgttccaaCCAGAGCACAAGTTCATTCTTCTCTGTGGACTTGTTTTATATCATACTGAAACGTATTATtattgaattgtatttttggatcattaaaaaagaaagttttaccGGTAAACAGAGATGACAATTCTAACAAGATGATTTTTCCAGAATGCAAATAATGTTCAAGTACACAGATGTGAAGAGGGTCTCGGGGACGTTCCTTCACAAGGTAAGacctcaaaaaatatttttggggtaattcaaataaaaaaaggccATATAAAGATCATGGGCATGTTTTGTGTATAGTTCCTGAACCAGTAAAGGAGAACATTCAACACAGGAATAAAGCTGATGAGGATGATTCTGAAGGCAGGGGAGCCAACGAACCGTCAGCTAAAAAATCCTCCACATGCATTGTGTTATAACAGACCACACATGCACAGAATGACCTCGATGATAAACATAAAGTCATTTGATTCTTTCAATTCTGTGGTTTTCATCTGTTCTTCCGAAGGTCTTACAATGAGGTTAATACAACCTCACATGACAACAACACATGACATATCACAcagtttcattatttatttaaaaaaaggccaAAATGGAGATGATATCAGGATGTATTGATTATTATCTCATTAGTAAAACCATAGGATTCAGAAGGGTGTACTTTCTTCTTTCATGATTGAATGCCGTTTCAGAATCAGTTTTGTTAGTTTTCTGGACTTTTTGGAAAAAGCAAATGTAAATGCCATATTGTGTTTGCAGCAGTATTGTTTTTCACTATCAGTGTAAAGTTTATTTGCAATTGATAATTTGAGTtgaagaatgaatgaaaaatatgtttttctgctacaatattataaagaaatgaCAACTCAACATCACCTCGagttttaataataacaattgttTATGAGGAAGGTGTTTTTTATGCCAAACTAAGATTGAAGCAGGGTTTTGTTAAATCAGTAAATGTGTGatctgcatttaaatatttcacccAAATGAGAATGCAATAAACCTGTACCAGGGTTCACGTAGATTACTATCAATACAATCTCTTGAACAGTGCTGTTTCTTTAGAGGgtcaaatacagaaaaatatgaatatctaATCCGCACAATGTTTCTCTCTACCCTGCACAATTGAGTTACATTGCAAAAGACAAATCATCGGTTTTCTTGAGGTGAGATGTCACTTCATGAACAGATCAGGCAAAAACACAACTCTGAGCACTTAATCGATCAGAGAAATGAATTAGCACAGTAAAACATGTTTCATGCACTCACATCCTTTTTACACCTCTGAttgaatttcaagtttttttaatttactcacATGCACTGGTAAATAAAACTCTTTATTCAAAAGCTGAGCAAACCATAAAAAGGGcatttcttgaaaaaacaaggttttattcattcatttgtttttcaccCCTGTTTGAGTTATCATTAAAATTACAATGACTTCTTGATGTCATTATACTGTAGGTTATTTACATCAGTGCTTTGGCTTCTAGGTTCTATGATTCAGTACAGCCTGTAGAACAGAGATGATGTCTGTAGGATAAAAACATCtgacgaaaaaaaaaaatgatttatgcatAAAGCTGATATTTTGCAGCCTCGGTTTTcatgcatatttatattttcctatttcaaaatgtcttttgtgagTGGATTTCCAAGCCTCTGATTGGCCGATGAGAATATCAAGCCCTTTGATCATTGGTTTTCAGTCACAGTCTGTGATTGACGGTTGAGAACCTCCAAGCTTCTCTGTTCTGTATTAGTCGCTACTGTCGTCTCCCACCACCATGTGACTGTACATCTTCTGCTGTTGCTCTTTAAAGGAATCCTTCACCCGCCCTCGCTTCAAAGCTCCGTCCctgtgacacaaacacataaactaATGTGTCTTGTCCACACACACTGTCTTTCAGTATTTCAGTAACTTCATGATATGTAAATGGTAACTTTGGAGCAGGAAGCCCCAGAAAAAGAACAGGCATTATTCTCTTCAGAAATGTGTGCTTGGAACGACACCAAATATCAATTCAAGAAATCACTGAATAGTAATGCACACACCAGGCCAAGTCCACTAAACCGCCTTGTTGGGCAATGGCGGATTTCACTCGGTTGGCAAACTGCACAGCATTCTCTCCCTCCTGTGCACAGAGGAAATAAGAAAGTGGCGACAGCTGTGGCACAAAATCTGTTTCTCAATCAGTTTGATATAAGATGTGAAGAAGCAGAACTTGTTATTCTGTAAATGATTTTCTCACCTCCTGTGTCATGGGAGGCATGTACCAGACGTTGCACACGATGGCCCAGCTGGTCATCATCCGCAGCAGATAACTCACCATGTTATACTTGCTGCtgttccaaaatgcatctccaAACTGAGGGTCGTACTGCAAATCACACATACATGGACATACTGTATGAAAAAGGCTATTGCCCGCAGTATTTTTAAGCATTGCATGCATGTTGCACTTTAAATACAGCCACAGATATATTACCTTTATGGCCAGGGGGTAAATAGTTCCTCCGATTTCGAAGCTGCCCTTTTTAAACATCATTACTGAGGTGTTGTTGACGCATGTTCCTGCGGGGACAACCAGGTGCAAACATTACAAGGTCCTTTTATGACCTCTTAAAATTTGACATAGAAACAGAATGTGACATAGCAGGACGGGTCATAAGACTGAAACTCAATCTCTGTGTGTCTCACGCTATTTTTACGCTCTTACCTTCAGGGAATATAAGGATTGggagttttgttttgtcattaacATGATCTCTTAACCTGGGAAggagagaaaatgaaagaacTGAGCATCATTCAAATTTTCAGAGGTGGAAAGCATGTTAGAAGGGGGGAAAGAAATTGTTTATGAACTTATCAAGCGCCAGGTGATTGTTGTATTTATGTGAAGTGGAAGAacaattttaactgtaatttaaaataagaaagcGTTTGTAAACTAAAAACAAGTCTGTGTACTTGATGTAGCCTAGTTTAGGTCAGAATGACTtacactgggttcacaccaaatgctaattaggcccgattcacatttcgcgtctttttTGCGAACATATTCGTTATTTGAAATTAAGACGCGTGGCAGCCACGTGCAAATAGGGtgcaaagcatatttttttaggAAATTTGTCAACTTTTCAGAGCCCGTATTCAGctcgaaatgtgaatcgggccatatgctgggttcacaccaaacaatCTCAttccacgctctttattacGCACACGAAAGACGCGATCTGACAAACATCTTCAAGCTTTAGGGAAGACGAGATTGACACACATTCCACTCGATTGTGCCGCGATTTGGCATTTATAGCCGTCTTTGCATTGAGTTTGTATGCTTAATTctcgtttggtgtgaacccggTGTAAAACCTTTGGCACGAGTAAATTAGGGCcctacatacaaagtcaatgcaaagactcGATGCGAACACGCGATAGGCGGTGCGAATGACGTGAATCTGGTGTCGTGATTGCCGCTAACGAGTAATAAAGAACGCCAAATGAGATTGTTCATGGTTGGTGTAAACCCAGCATTAGTATATACTTTAAAGTGTTGTAAATGGCATAATCAAATCATTAATGATCAAAGCTATTGATCCGTAGTAatttataatatacacaacataATAGATATACACGATATACAGTTAATagcaaaatattcaaatatttacaaatatccCTGTTTAAAACTTTGAAGTATGCTTTGAGTGCAGAAACATACTTAAAACTAGACTcaagtaaattattaaaatgatggctAAATAGAAGCATAGTAGtatacttaaaaatacaaatagtaaaatattaatttgatgtTAAGTTCACTTGAAGAAACCCTAAAAGTTAACTGAAAGCATACTTTAAAGTGTAATCAATTAAAAAACGTCCTTCAAGTATTGAACACAGTATACCTAAAAGTGTACTTGTAGTATAGTtgcattacaaacaaaaaatgtacttgTAAACTATTTAAATACTAAAAGTTTACTGCTGTTACACTTAAAAGTACACTTTCATTAACTAAAAGGTAGGCCAAATTAGTCCCAAGGAGTACTGAAATACTACACTTACATTACTAGACTACTAGTACATTGATATTACTATacttaataatacaatttaactTTACTTAAGTAGCCTCTACATATGCTTGAAGTATGGTTGTTTGTAATTGatagaatgaaaaataaaaacatgtttaaaatgaaagttattaAAATCACCATATGTTATGTTATAACTATGTATATAACTTATATATAAACTAATAATATAAAGGGTGTATGATACTTTAACTTAAGTTGTTTTATTAGACcccacaacattaaaaataaatgtatgttgtcGATATATTCTTGTTTATTCAAATGATATTTGAGTTTCAAATCTAAAACACAATGCATGTCAGAACAGCTtgtgctgttttaaataaacatgctttaCACATGCAGCTGACTCAGAGAAACATGACCAAGCATGCAACGGAGAGCTAATCTATCGAACAAAGAATGCAATGAATTTACAAGCTTTCTGGGatagtaaaacatttctgatcttaaaaaaaactcaatatcttaatttaaaatgttttgttgtatcATACAATAGAACGGAAGTCTTTTGTTGTACCTCTGTGTCACCAGGTGGCGGTCCCTCATCTCGGCTCTCTCAAACCAGATGTGAGGACACGAGCGCTCCATGGCCCGCTGGATGACGCCCATTAAACCACCGTGAACCTGCCCGACCTGATCAGAAAACAATCACACCTGCCCATCTTCCTAAGATTATTGTCTCTTTAGATTATCTCACGTACCATAGCATAACAGCCATCATTAGCCAGAATGACGACATCAATGGGTGAAGTGTGATTGGCCACACATATTCCTCCCTTCTTTGGTCTGTTCTGTCTGAAAAAAATCACGCAGTTGGCATCATGACGTTTTCTATACATATTGACTTCACGTGTCTGCCTCTGCAGCAGTTATCAAGGTTTTGGAAGAAATAGATGTAAATCACATTACTGTTCATTTATAATCATATTCGAGTCCTCAGACTCACTTTTTGTGGTAATGAATGGTTGCTGACAGCGATCTCGCACAGATTCTGTAGCACATCAAGTGGACGAGTTCACTCAGCCAACCCTTCACCCTAAAAACAACACGACATTACAACGAATATGATTGTCAATAAAGTGACTGGTGATATAAAGGGTAAAAGTGAATACGTGTGCTATGTGACACCATGCGCTTGTGAAGCATGATGTTTTTACCTGCAGTTAGGGAGAAAACCCACAAGAGTCGTGCCAATCACCAGCCAACTTATGCCTATACCTGCCAGTGTGACTCTAGAGaaataacatcataaaaatatttataatatttatcaaAAAGGTGCGATacatcatttaaacaaacagttcacccaatcTGTCAACAATTACCCGCATTAAAGTAACAATAATCTCACGATTTAACACAATTTATGACACTATGTTCACAATTATGAtattattatcatcatatttttaaacaacattgaaaATACAACTGATTTCCCCCCAAAATTAAGATATTATTTTGTTGTACATGCACAACAActacacaaaaaatacaactgAATTTCGAAAAGAATGAAACTTTATAAAACActaaaagcacaaaataagaaaataagaaaatgaaacGTTGTATATGATTGCACAAGTCTCGACCAATAGGTTCAATCAGGCGTTTTATAGCTCTTCAATacataaatcacttttttataTCATGATATGTCAcgcttttttatatttatagaatATTTATGCTTTCATGATGATTATTAcactaaataagaaaatattgatTAAGAGCCTCTTAATCAAGGGACGGtacacccaaaagtgaaaattgtgtgacatcatttactcgccctcttgtcatttcgaacctttgcgactttctttcatccgcagaacacaaaagaagatattttaatgaaagttggtaaccgatcccattcacttttattgtgtgTACACAAAACGGACGCAaatgaatggggtccagttaacaacattcttcaaaatatcttcttttgtgttccgcggaagaaagaaagttatacaggtttgaaatgacaagaggacgagtaaatgatgacagaatgttttatttttgggtgaactgtccctttaagagcgtGAAGATGTTTGGTTTTCATACAGGAAAGAAATTGAATGCCTcattaacagaacaaaacaataaataatcataCCAATACACAAGTATGCAGTGAGTGTGAATGAATATACAAGTACCTCAGAGGAAGAAGTATGCAGTATCTCAAAATCACACCGACTCCCCACAGTATAGTGAGTCTGACTGAGACGTACTGAAAGTTGTTGTTTGTTCGGGTGAGAAGATTCCAGGACACCAGCTCCTCTGAAGTGAATCTCTGCGTGACGTCATCCTCCACGATGCTTTCAATGCCTTTCCTGGTAAAGTAAAGCACATCGCTCAGAGTAAAGTCTCCCTGCTCCGCCGCCTTCGGTCTGTTCCGTCTCAACTCCTCGATCTCCTGCTCTAAAGAGGAGTCATCTCGCTGGATCAAACCTGAATAAAACACGACACAACGAGACATGTTGATTTAACGAGCATTGTTTATGATATATCCACATTTTCGATAGGAAAACATGTAGTCCCTCCGCAAACTTTTTTCCAGGTTGAAGAGCTTAAACAAGCAGAGCAAATTTTTTTGGCCGGAGCAGCGGTCATATGATTTGTGTATAATACACCTGAAATATATGATGCATTGTGTGAGGATAGATGAAAGTTTTATGCATCCAAAATCATTatagttttgtgttttagtgtatttcttatttatattttgaatttaatttaattttgtattttcagttGTAATGGTAATTCTAGTTTAATTATTAGCAAATTAGATATGCGCTTtggtcattttattgtttatttgtttgtttcttatgTTGCTAATTTATTTTagctttactttattttttactattataataACTTCATCAAAATATGTAACCTAAacattctttattctttttccTCAGacaacattttgagttttcatttattttaagtagGGCTGaatatccagaataaaagtttgttattaCGAAATATATGTCGGTgtactgtaaattttattttgtatttatgaacacatacatatgaatgcatatatttataattttttttataaaatataacaattgataaacgtttatttagaatttcaattacaagtaaatataaattaattagggctgtcaaaagattaatcgcgatcaatcgcatccagaataaaagttgtgtttgcataatatatttctgtgtgctgtgcataataattttgtatttattaacaaatacacatccatgcatatatttaagattttttttttaattaaacatttatatattatttcaagtgtgggtaaatataaataaatacatgtaaatatttcctaaatatgtatgcatgtgtatgtgtttgtatttataacaacataattaatatgcacaggacatagacatatattatgtaaacacaaactttttttctggatccgattaatcacgattaatcttttgacagccctaaaattaatacatttaaatatttcctaaatatatggacaagtatgtgtatgttttgtgtttataaatacaaaatgaatatgcacagtacacagatacaTATTATGTAATCACaaaactttattctggatgccatTTATcgcaatttaatttataataatattaatttcaataaaccgaactgttttaaaatttttaataaactataataactgtaaTAGCATAAATGGACAtttgtccctttaaaatgactAGGCACTGTGAATGTGCTCCTTGTTCCCTTTAAAATCATTGATGCTTTAATCAGGTCAGATTAAATAATCAGTTCTGATCAGTCAGGTATTGATAAACAGCTGAAAGAGGGCGGAACCGGGCTAAAGTCCACTGtcagtgtgagagagagagagtgacgcTGTGGTCACATTattactgcagaagaaagataaGATGTGAGTCTTATCATTACATCAAAACGACATCATTTATCTCATCAAGAGGGACGATTATCCCAAGTACCCTAAACCCCTGAAGAACATGTCAGATTTTGCTACCAAATCAACagcataaatgcaaaaatatgattatttctTGATTGTTAAATTTAAGCACAACATGTCAATGGACAAACTgtaatgaaaagaaaagaatgtatgtgttgtgtatgtgtgtaccaCCATTGGATGAAGAATGTTTGAGTATTTCTTCTGCTCTGCTTGCCCGCTGGATTCTATGTGTCGCccactgtaaaacacaacatcacaaacacacacacttaacatAATAGTCACTCACCACTTACAGAACCTTAAACACTACAACCTTTCCCTTATACACACAAATCTATTTTAATCTAAAATGTTGACTAAGATAGAACATGTACATGTGCTATTTGTCATTTATATGTGCACGTCTGTATGTACCTCCAGGGTTTTGATGAGAATCTTCATGTATGTCTCTGTGATGCCAAGAGAGATGCCGAACATGGCCGGTAACATAATCAAGAGCACCAAACATTTAAACCAAATCATGAGGACAGGGAAGAAGGAAGCCCAGAAGTCTTCCATCATGTCACCTTAACAGAGCCCTTACACACAGAATATACGCTGAAAAACAACCATATaccatcaaacacacaacaaccaGCATAACATAAACATCAACATTTCTTATGAACTGCTCATGATCTCAGTCAAGACAACATGAAGTTGAGTCATAAAACAGTGAAACACAGCAGACTTTCTTCGTTTAATCTCAATcaacagaaatgaaataaactctcaCCAGATCTCATTGATTGACAGCAGCACTAAAAGACAAAAAGCAGATGATATTCCACACATTCATCGTCCTGTGCGGGTTCCTGGAGCTTCAGACGTTTTAA of Triplophysa dalaica isolate WHDGS20190420 chromosome 4, ASM1584641v1, whole genome shotgun sequence contains these proteins:
- the agpat9l gene encoding glycerol-3-phosphate acyltransferase 3-like isoform X2 — protein: MMEDFWASFFPVLMIWFKCLVLLIMLPAMFGISLGITETYMKILIKTLEWATHRIQRASRAEEILKHSSSNGLIQRDDSSLEQEIEELRRNRPKAAEQGDFTLSDVLYFTRKGIESIVEDDVTQRFTSEELVSWNLLTRTNNNFQYVSVRLTILWGVGVILRYCILLPLRVTLAGIGISWLVIGTTLVGFLPNCRVKGWLSELVHLMCYRICARSLSATIHYHKKQNRPKKGGICVANHTSPIDVVILANDGCYAMVGQVHGGLMGVIQRAMERSCPHIWFERAEMRDRHLVTQRLRDHVNDKTKLPILIFPEGTCVNNTSVMMFKKGSFEIGGTIYPLAIKYDPQFGDAFWNSSKYNMVSYLLRMMTSWAIVCNVWYMPPMTQEEGENAVQFANRVKSAIAQQGGLVDLAWDGALKRGRVKDSFKEQQQKMYSHMVVGDDSSD
- the agpat9l gene encoding glycerol-3-phosphate acyltransferase 3-like isoform X1; the protein is MMEDFWASFFPVLMIWFKCLVLLIMLPAMFGISLGITETYMKILIKTLEWATHRIQRASRAEEILKHSSSNGGLIQRDDSSLEQEIEELRRNRPKAAEQGDFTLSDVLYFTRKGIESIVEDDVTQRFTSEELVSWNLLTRTNNNFQYVSVRLTILWGVGVILRYCILLPLRVTLAGIGISWLVIGTTLVGFLPNCRVKGWLSELVHLMCYRICARSLSATIHYHKKQNRPKKGGICVANHTSPIDVVILANDGCYAMVGQVHGGLMGVIQRAMERSCPHIWFERAEMRDRHLVTQRLRDHVNDKTKLPILIFPEGTCVNNTSVMMFKKGSFEIGGTIYPLAIKYDPQFGDAFWNSSKYNMVSYLLRMMTSWAIVCNVWYMPPMTQEEGENAVQFANRVKSAIAQQGGLVDLAWDGALKRGRVKDSFKEQQQKMYSHMVVGDDSSD